The Candidatus Binatia bacterium DNA segment GCCGGCTCAGTGCAGGGCGTATCCGTGGTGGCCGGCCAACCTGCGCTCGCCCGCTTCGTGGGAGAAAGCCGCAACGCTCTGCGAAGGAATCTCGGCGCTTGCGCCCGTCGTAGTGGCTGAGCTCATCGACGACGGACTTCGCCAGGCCCGCGGCGCCGGTCTCGCCGAAGGCTCCGAGGACGGCTCCGACGGAGAGTAAGAGTGTCTCACCGTGTTCGCGATTCCCGTTGACTCCCCCCGAAATTCGCCCCATCTTGCGGGAATCGTGAGCGAATCTACGGCCGCCGCGCAAGGCTTCGAGTTCGACGTCGAAGCTCTCGACCTCGACCATCTCAACGAGAGTCTCGAATGGAAAACGGCCGAGGAGCGCGTCGAGTGGGCCGTCGGCCAGCTCAAGCCCAACATCATCCTGTCGTCGAGCTTCGGCGCCCAGGCCGCCGTCTGCCTGCACATGTGCGTGCGGGTCTGGCCCGACATCCCCGTCGTCGTCACGGACACGGGTTACCTGTTTCCCGAGACGTACCAGTTCATCGACGAGCTCGCGGCCACCCTCAAGCTCAACCTGAAGGTCTACCGCGCCGAGCAGACGGCGGCGTGGCAGGAAGCGCGCTACGGCAAGCTGTGGGAACAGGGCGTCGAAGGCATTACGCGCTACAACCAGATCAACAAGGTCGAACCGATGCAGCGCGCGCTCGACGATCTCGGCGCCAAGGGCTGGATCGTCGGTCTTCGCCGCTCGCAGTCCTCGACGCGAAAGAAGCTCGACGTGCTCGGCATCCAGAACGGCTTCCTCAAGGTGCACCCGATCGTCG contains these protein-coding regions:
- a CDS encoding phosphoadenylyl-sulfate reductase, yielding MSESTAAAQGFEFDVEALDLDHLNESLEWKTAEERVEWAVGQLKPNIILSSSFGAQAAVCLHMCVRVWPDIPVVVTDTGYLFPETYQFIDELAATLKLNLKVYRAEQTAAWQEARYGKLWEQGVEGITRYNQINKVEPMQRALDDLGAKGWIVGLRRSQSSTRKKLDVLGIQNGFLKVHPIVDWNDKKVFDYMFEYDLPYHPLWEQGYISIGDVHTSHKLVDGVTEEEVRFFGLKRECGLHEDFDPKK